A region of the Serinicoccus profundi genome:
CGACCAGCGAGGTCAGCCGGTCGAGGTCGGCCTGCGGCGCGCCGTCGAAGGGGCTGCTCGGCGGGTCGGCGGCGGCGACGGTGGCCTGGGTCTGTCGCTCGAGCTCGTCGAGGAAGGCGGTGGAGATCGGAGGTGCGGTGCGCTCGGACATCACGTCAGGCTATGTCGACATCGGTCGGTCCCGCTCGGAGAGGGGCGGCTGTGCGCGGCGGCGCAGATGCTCGAGGTCGTCCAGGTCCCTGCGGCGCACACCGACGAGCGGCACGGTCGAACCGTCGTGGAGCCGCACCGCCGCCGACGCTCCCGGCATGGGGCCGGAGACTTGCAGCGCGGCCACCTCGGACCAGGGGATCACCCGCTCGCGAAGCCTCCGGAGCCGCAGACCGCTCGCGTCGGCGATGGTGCTCCCCCGGCTCTCCACCACCCATCCGAGACCGACCAGAAGGTTGCACACCCCGGCGACCCAGCTGACGTCGATGAGAAGAACCGCGACGAGGTAGGCCACGGCGAAGCTGAGGTAGGCCCACCAGAAACGGGTCCACACCCTGCCCCTGGCGCGGAACACCCGTGAAGTGTCCGCGTCGCTGCTCATGCCCTGCACCGATCGGGTCGAGTCTCCCGTCGGTCCCGTGAGAGTTGGGGTATGCACCGACTCCCACGTGACCGTCTCTGCGCCTGTGCGTAGCCAGGCAGCGGCGCCGCTGGCACCTCGTCCATCATCCCGACTCACCAGCACAGGCAGAAGGGGTGGCCGGCCGGGTCGGCGTAGACCTGGAAGCCGTGCTCGGCCCCCGTGTCCGCGGCCTTCAGCAGGGTGGCGCCGAGCGCGAGGGCTTCTTCGTGCGCGGGCCCGATCTGCGGTACGACGAGGTCGAGGTGCACCTGCTGGGGTAGCCCGTGGGGCCACTGCGGCGGCTGATGATCGGGTGCGAGCTGGACGCAGACCGGCTCCTCGTCCCCGACGGTCACGGACCACCAGTCCTCCTCCTCGTGCTGGACCGTGCCACCGAGGAGTGCGGCCCAGAAGGCGGCCTCAGGCTCTGGGTCGGAGGCGTCGAACACGACGACGCGCGAGGTGATCTCCATACCTCGCATCCTGCCCCGCCGTAGCTGCCCCGTCACCCGGACGCCGCTGAGGCCGTCGTTGCGACCGGGCGCGCTTCCATTTATCTTGATGTCAAGACACCTAGAGGAGGCACGATGCACCTGCACCACGTCCAGATCGCGATCCCGACCGGAGGTGAGGACGAGGCGCGTCGGTTCTACGGCGCGGGACTCGGCCTGACCGAGGTGGAGAAGCCGGCCGAGCTCGCGGGGCGCGGCGGCTGCTGGTTCCGTGACCTGTCGACCGGCGCCACCACGCTGGAGATCCACCTCGGGGTCGAGGACCCGTTCACACCCGCCCGCAAGGCACACCCCGGGATCGTCGTCGAGGACGTCGCGACCCTGGAGGCCCTCGCCGCGCGGGTCGCGGAGGCAGGCTTCGAGGTCAGCTGGGCCGAGCGGACGAGCTTCACCGGCTTCGAGCGCTTCCACTGCCGGGACGGCTTCGGCAACCGGGTGGAAGTGATGACCCCGGTCGCCTAGGCAGTCCATCCGGACCCTCCCGTCGGTCCCGTGAGAGTCGGGGTATGCGCCCACTTCCACGGGACCGTCCCTGCTCCTGCGGGAGGTCGGGCCTCAGCGCCTGCCCGGCGGGGCGGAGACGTGCCAGCGCCGCAGCCGGTCGAGCTCACCGGGGGGCACGCCGAGCAGGGTGATGAGCCGGCCGTCGCGGCGCACCGCCTGGACGCGCCAGGCCCGCTCCCCCGGCTGGTCGGTGCGCAGGTCGAGGATGTCGGCCCGGGTCAGGCGGCTCACCTCCGCTCCCGACGTGACCACGATCGCGTCCTCCTCGAGCCGGGTGCTGCTGTGCTCCCGGCGGCTCGCCCAGACGAGGAACACGCCATACCCCGCCCAGAGGGTGACGAGGAGCACCTCGAGCACGCGCCACGGGTAGGACACCGCGAGGGCCGCGATCGCGCTGAGGACGACCGCGACGCCGATCGAGGCCCGCAGGGTCGGCAGCCAGCGCGGCTGCATGAGCCACTCCATGGGGAGGTCGGGCAGGTCAGCGCCGGTCACGGGTCCAGCGTAGGAACCCCCGGGCCCGGCGTCGCGCCGACGGCGATCAGGCCCGCTCGACCTCGCTTCGCAGCTTGAGCACGACGGTGTCGTCATCCTGCTCGATGACGTAGGCGGGGTCGTCGTCGGTGCCGTTGCGGGTCACCTTCTTCCCCTTGGTGGTCCGGCTCACGCGCTCGTGGTGGACCTCCGTCACGGTGCCCTGCGCGTGGGAGCTGCCCCACGACCACGTGACGGTCGTGCCGACGCGGATGGCCATGTGTGTCTCCTTCGTGAGGGGCGCCGCACCGGGCGAGGTGCTCGACCTGCCAGGGCGCCGGGTCTTCCATCGTGCGGCACGCCCGACCGGCGCGCAGGGTGAACGGCTACCCCGCCGGTATGCCTCAGCGCCCCGCCAGCGCGCGCCGCACCTGGCGGACGTCGGTGAGCGGGACGCCGGGCAGCTCGACGCCCTGGCCGGTGGTGAGGAGGGCGACGACTCCCCCGCGGCGGGGATCCTCCTGCACGGCCGTGATCGCGGCGGCCGGCACCTCCGTCGCGCGGATGCCGTTGTGCACGACGAGTCCCTCGCGGGAGGCAGTGGTGCTGCCGCCGGTGCGGAGGTAGGCCAGGGCGATGAGGACGAGCACGGCGAGCCGGACGGCGAGGCCGAGGAGGTCGTCGGTCAGTGGCGTGCCACCGGCGGTGTAGCGGTGCACCGTGACACCGATGACCAGCACGAAGGCGAGGAGCAGCGCCCAGGAGAGGGCCTTGGGCCGGTGGCGGGTCCAGGTCATGCGGCGCGTCCCATGGCCCCAAGACTAGGGGTGCCGAGGCTGACCCGGACGCACCGACGCCCCCGACCGGTGGGGTCGGGGGCGTCGGTGTCGAGCGGCGCTGTCGTCGGGCGCCCTCACTCCACCCGCGCCGTCGCGGTGCGGCGCAGCGGGCGGCGCGCAGGCGCGTCCAGCAGCAGCTGGCAGCTGCACGTCGGTGTCGGGCAGCGCCCGCCGGAGGTCCGCGGCGCACCGGACGGCGGCGTCCTGGACGTCCCGCCCGCGGGCGCCCGGAGCGAGGTCCGCGCGCAGCTGCAGGACGGGGTGGTCCTGGGTGCCGATCGAGCGGGCCCGGACGTGGTCGACCGGGGCCAGCGTGCCGAGCTGGTCGGCGAGGGCACTCCCGAGGCTCGACAGGTCGACCCGCAGGCGCCCGTCGGGCCGGCTCAGCGGCAGACCCACCTCGGGCACCGAGGGCCGGTCGAGGTGCTTGACCAGCCAGACGAGGCCGAGCAGGCCCAGGAGCAGACCGACGGCGGCCACGGCCCACGGCCACCACGGCGCCTCCGCGAGGGCACCGGCTCCGCCGAGCTCGATCTGGTCGGGGTAGTCGCTGGAGACCAGCCGGAAGCGCCACTCGAGGGCGAGCAGCCCGGCGGCCAGCAGGGCCACGGCGAGCAGGAGGACCACGGTGCGGTCCAGTGCGGCAAGTCGGCGGCTCATCGGACGGGCTCCTTGACGGTGACGTGGATCTGCGGGTCGGCCACGCCGTCGAGGCGCTCGGTCACCGATCGGGTGACCTCCTCGACGAGGTGGTCACGGGCTCCCGCCAGGGGGGCGCGGACCGCGAGGCGCACCTTCGAGCGGGTTGCGCGTACCTCCTCGACGGCGGAGACCCCGTTGGTGCGCTCCGCGGCGTCCCGGGCCAGGTGGCCGAGCGCGTCGGGCGTCGCCCAGACGTCGACCTCACCGGGGGCGCGGCGATGGGTCTTCGATCCCGGCCGCAACGCCAGGACGAGGAGGAGCAGGCCGAGCAGCAGGGCGATGGCGCCTGCGGCAACCGTCTGCTGTTCGGCGGTGACGGTGCCCGATGCGGTAAGCAGCGGGGTGAGCCGCGGCGAGCCCTCGATCCAGGACTGCGCCACGAGCAGCTCGCGCACGGCAAGCACGCTCAGCGTGACGAAGGCCAGGGCCAGCAGCAGCGCCGGCCAGATCACGGCGGGGCGGCGGCGAGGCGTCCTCATGACACCCTCCTCTCCCGCGCGTCCGCATCAGGAGCGACGGCGCGGATCTCGACGTCGACGGTATGCACGTCCACGCCGGTCAGGCGGGACGCCTCGGCGCGCACGGTGTCCCTGACCTCGGCCGCCACGTCGGCGAGCGCGCAGGGCCAGGTGGCGTCGACCGAGAGCTGGACGGTGGCGCTGCGACCGGTCATCCGGACGTCGGCGTGCGGGCTGCCCGCACCCCGCAGCGAGTCCAGGGCGCCGGAGCGCGACGTGACGCCGGGCACCTGGCGGGCCGTCTCCTCGACGACCTTGCGGACCACCTTGTGGGCGACGGTCAGCGTGCCGGCGACCCGGTCCTGCTCGGTGCGGGTCGCCGCGGCAGCCTCAGCCACGGCGTCCGCGCAGGGCTGCGGTGAGATCGACCTCACCGGAGAGCTGGCCGGCGACGGCATACCCCGCACCACCCAGGACCAGGGCGAGCAGGAAGCCGCCGAGGCCGCCGAGGATGCCGGTGAGGGCGAGCAGCAGGCCGATGAGAAGGCCGAGAGTGGCAGTGTTCATGGGAATCTCCTTCATGACAGGCTCCTGAAGCGACGGGAACCGGGTAGCTGGGTGGGCAGGGAAGAACGCAGACGACGGGTGCCAGCGCCGACCCGGCGGAGCCAGCCGGACACCCGACCTGAGGCCGTGCGCCGGAGGGTGGGCGCACCGCCGGACGGGGACGCGGTGTGCGCCTCGTCCACCTGGCGCAGGAGCCGCAGGTAGGTGTCCACCGAGCCACCCCGGTCGGGGTGGTGCTCGCGGGCGATGCGACGGCGCGCCTCGCGCCGCTGCTGCTTGAGCGGGTCAGACATCCGCCGGACCGGCGACGTCCTCGACGACGACGTCGACGGGGCCGTCGACGAGCGTGCGCACCGCGGTGCGCACGGCGTCGGTGGTGCCCGCGACCGGGGCCGCCCAGTCGAGGACGACGTGCACCTCGCACCCGTCCTGGGTGAGGCGGACCCCGGGCACCCGGCGGCCGGGCAGGTAGGTGCCGACCTCGCCCATCACCCCGGGGTGCAGCTCGTGCACCCCGGGCACCGTGAGGACACGCTCGGACACCAGCTCGGCCAGTACCGGCTTGGTCGCGTCACTCGACACGGCTCCCCTGCGGCTCGGCGTCCTGGTCGTCGCCGGGGAGGTGGACGTCGTGGACGCTGATGTTGACCTCGCTGACCTCCAGGCCGGTCATCCGCTCGACCGAGGAGGTGACGTTGCTGCGCACGCCCGCGGCCAGGTCGGCGATGGAGACGCCGTACTCGGTGACCAGGTCGATGTCGATGGCCGTCTGGCGCTCGCCGACCTCGACCGCGACACCCTGGCTCATCTTGGTGCGCGAGCCGGGGATGCGGTCACGGACGGCGCCGACCGCGCGGGCGGTGCCGCCGCCGAGGTCGTAGACCCCGCTGACCTCGCGGGTGGCAATGCCGGCGATCTTGGCGACCACGGTGTCGGCGATGGAGGTGCGGCCCTGGTCCGTGACCAGGGGGCCGTCGGCCTGCGTGCGGGCGACCTCGTTGGTGGTGGACTGCTTCTGCTCGGTCATGGTGAACCTCTCGTGTGGTTGATCTGTCATGGGTGTAGTCGTGCCCGGGCCCCGAGGAGTCACGCGCTCGCGCTGTGACCTGCATCACCTCCTCCCGGTCGGCCCCATCCAGGTCGACGGCGCATGATGAGCGGGTGCACAGATCCGCCGATCCCGAGCAGGGCGGTCCGCCGACGGATCACCCGCCGACGGACGGCTCGCTCGTCCGCGCTGCGCGACTCGGCGACCAGGGCGCATACCGGTAGATCGTGGACCGGTATGGCCCCGGCATGTTCCCGTATGCCCGCACCCTCGTCGGGCACGAGCAGGACGCCGGGGACGTGGTGCAGGAGGCCTTCGTGTCGGCGTGGAAGGGGCTGCCGACCTTCCGCGGCGACTCCTCGCTCAAGACCTGGCTCTACCGCCTCGTCCACCGCCGCGCCATGGACCACCACCGTCGGCGTCGGCCGGTCCCGGTCGAGGACGAGGCCTTCGCCGACCTGCTCGCGGATGCCTCGGGCGACCCGGTGCGGCAGGCGGAGGGGCAGGAGATGCTCACCGACCTGCGCCGCGCCCTCGCCGAGCTGCCCGAGATGCAGCGCGCCTGCTGGTTGCTCCGCGAGGTGGAGGGTATGCAGTACCAGGAGATCGCGGACACGCTCGGTCTCCCGGTCGGTAGCGTGAGGGGTCACCTGCACCGAGGACGAACCACGCTGGCCGAGAGGATGTCGCGATGGCGCTAGAACCGTCAGACCCGCTGGAGCGGGCGACGAGTGCGCTGCGTCGTGACGCCGAGCGCCATCAGTGGCTCGAGCTCTCCGAGGCGATCATGACCCGCGTGCGGGGCATCTCCTGGCCCGCGACGCGCATCCTCGCGGTCGACCCGGACGGGCAGGCGGAGCGTGACGCCCAGGGGTCGCGGACCTTCGTGTCCAGCCGGGTCGTGCGTGACGCCCTCCGCCAGGCGCTGACGACGGGCGCCGTGGAGCCGGTCTCCATCGACCTGAAGGTGGAGGAGGACCACCTCGTCCACCTCGACCTGGACCTCGTGGCGACCTACGCGCAGGACCTGCGCGAGGTCGGAGCCTGGGCGCGCGGCGAGGCCGCCCGGATCCTCACCGAGCAGCTCGGCCCACTGCCCTCCTTCGATGCCGACGCCGACGCCGACCTGACGATCACCATCACCGACCTGCACGACGAGGCCGGCCCCCAGACCCCGTGATCGCCGCGCGTGAGTGACCCCGCGATCGACCCTGTCGCTGATCCAGCCGTCCACCGCGCGGATGATCTGACCGCATGACGTCGTGGGAGCGCCTGCAGGGCGTGCTCGTCGCCGCCTCGGCAGGGGTCGGTCTGGCGGTCGGTCTCGCCTGGCCGGTGGGTGCCGCGGCCGAGCACGTCGTCCTCCCGGCCCTGATGCTCATGCTCGTGGCCGTCTTCGCGCAGATGGACGCGGCGCAGGTCGCGCAGGTGCGTGGGGCGCGCGCCCTGGTCGCGGCGAGCCTGGTGCTCAACTTCGTGCTCACCCCCGCTCTGGCGTGGGTCCTCGGGGCCGGGCTGCTCGGCGGGTCGCCGGACCTGCGGGTCGGCCTCCTGCTGCTCCTCGTGACTCCGTGCACCGACTGGTACCTCGTCTTCACCGCCATGGCCCGCGGCCACACCGGCATCGCCGCCGCGCTGCTGCCCGTCAACCTCGTCCTGCAGCTGGTGCTCCTGCCCGTCTACGTGCTGCTGCTCGGCGGCCCGGCCGCGACGGTGGGGGTCTCGACCCTGGCGGAGGCCGTCCTGCTCGTGCTCGCCCTGCCGCTCGCGCTCGCCGTCCTCGTGCGCTGGGCCGCGCGACGGCACGGCGGTGAGGTATGGCGTGAGCGCGTCGTGCTCGACCCGCTCGCGCGCTCGGTGCTGCCGCTCCTGTGCCTGGCGGTCCTCGCGATGTTCGCCTGGCAGTCCCGCACGGTCGTGGCCCACCTCGACGAGCTCGCGCTCCTGCTGCTCCCCCTCGGGGTCTTCTTCGTCCTCGCTCCCCTGGCCGCCACCGCCACCGCCCGGCTGCTGCACCTGCCACCCGACCAGCGGGTTACGCTGACCATGACGACCACCGCCCGGAACTCGCCGCTGGCCCTGGCGATCGCCGTCGCCGCCTTCCCCGACCGCCCCCTCATCGCCGTCGCCCTCGTCATCGGCCCCCTCGTCGAGTTGCCCGTCCTCGCCGTGCTGGCCCAGCTCGTCCGGCCTCGCCCCCACCTGGCTGAGGCCGCGCCCGGGCCTGTGCCGTCCGATCCACGCATGTGCAGGAACTCGTGACATGTGCGGGCCCACCCGTGCCCTACCCGAACGCCCCGCGCACGAGCCGCCGGTGCGCGGCGACGACGTCGCCCTGCTGGCGCCGGGCCCGCTCCTCGAGGCCGCGGAACTGCTCGGGGTCCAGCCCGAGGGCGTCGGCGTGCACGGTCAACGACCGCCACAGACCGGACTTCCCGTTGATCCCCGCCTGGAGGACCTCGAGCTCGAGGAGCGGTGTCAGCGGGGAGCGCTGTCGCAGACGTCCGTTGAGCTTGAGCCGGCCGACCAGCTCGCCGCCCCTGGCGAGCAGGAGCTTGGCCGGGTGGGGTCGCAGACCGAGTGAGCGGATCACCTCCACCAGGGTCTGGCGGTCCTCCGTGATCTCCTGCAGCAGCTGGGTGAGCTCCGCGGCGATCGGCAGGTCCTGGTAGGAGTCGCGCATCATCGTCAGCCGCTGCACGATCCCCGTCGCCCCGGTGAGGTGGTCCTCGAGGTAGATCTGCAGGAGCGCACGGTCTGGCAGGGCTGAGGGCTGGGTGTCGTCATCCACGTGTCGAGACTTGGGCACCTGGCCTCTCCCGGCAACCCGAGCCGTCACGGCCTGCACCCGGACACGGCGCGGGGCTCCGTCCCCGCGAGGGTTCCTCAGCCGATGGAGACGACGGCGCGACCGGTGATGGCGCCCTTGCGCAGCTCGTCGAAGGCCACGCCGACCTCGTCGAACGCGAAGACCTTGGTCACCACGTCGCGATAGCGCAGGGCGCCCTCGTCGGCGAGCCTGATGACCGCGGGCAGGTCGGCCCGGGTGCGTGCTCCGTAGTTGCCGATGATCCGCAGGCTCCGACGCACCATGAGGTTGATCTCGACCGCGGCGGTCGACCCGGCCGATCCGAGACCCACCGGCACCATGCGCCCTCCGGGGGCCAGCACCGACAGTGCGGTCTCGAAGGTCTGCGGAAGGCCCAGGGCCTCGAAGGCGACGTCGACACCCCTGCCCCCGGTGGCGCTCATGACGGCGTCCCGCACGTCGACCGTCGCGGAGTTGATGCTCATCGTGGCACCGAGTCGCTCCGCGGCCGCGAGCTTGCCGTCCTCGACGTCGATGGCGATGACCTGGGCCGCACCGAGGGCCCGCGCGATCTGCACGAGGTTCGACCCGACTCCCCCCACCGCGATGACCGCGACCGTCTCCCCCTGGCGGAGGTCCGCCGCACGGCGCACCGCCCCGTATGCCGTGAGCCCTGCGCACCCGAGGATCGCGGCGGGCACGGCGTCCATACTGTCGGGGATCGGCGCGACCGAGGTCACCGGGAGGACGGCATACTCGGCCAGCCCACCCATCGAGTACATCGCCAGCGTGGTGCCGTCGAGGTCGTGGAGCCGGCTCGTCCCGTCGTAGAGCTGCCCCCGGAGGCGGTTCTGCTCGAAGAAGGGCAGGCACAGGTCGTCGCGCCCCCTGACGCAGTGCTCACAGTGGCCGCACGGCATGAGGAAGGCGCCGGCCACGCGCTGCCCGATGGCGAGTCCACGCCGGTTCGCGCCCGGGCCGAAGGCGGCGATGGTCCCCGAGATCTCGTGGCCCAGCACCGTCGGGCGTGGGAAGGGGATGGCGTCGTCCAGGACGTGCAGGTCGCTGTGGCAGACGCCGCAGGCCCCGACCCGCACGAGGACCTCGCCCTCGAGGGGTTGCGGGGTGGCGATGGTCTCCAGCACCAGCGGCCCCGCCGCCTCTCGTGAGACGGCGGCCCGCATGGTGGCGGGGATCGGTGACTCGGTCGTCGAGGTCATGGGGTCACTCCTACGTTGGGGACGAGTGGCTGGAGCCGCGTGGCTCAGCCGTCAGGTGAG
Encoded here:
- a CDS encoding VOC family protein, encoding MHLHHVQIAIPTGGEDEARRFYGAGLGLTEVEKPAELAGRGGCWFRDLSTGATTLEIHLGVEDPFTPARKAHPGIVVEDVATLEALAARVAEAGFEVSWAERTSFTGFERFHCRDGFGNRVEVMTPVA
- a CDS encoding DUF6286 domain-containing protein — protein: MRTPRRRPAVIWPALLLALAFVTLSVLAVRELLVAQSWIEGSPRLTPLLTASGTVTAEQQTVAAGAIALLLGLLLLVLALRPGSKTHRRAPGEVDVWATPDALGHLARDAAERTNGVSAVEEVRATRSKVRLAVRAPLAGARDHLVEEVTRSVTERLDGVADPQIHVTVKEPVR
- a CDS encoding RNA polymerase sigma factor, whose amino-acid sequence is MDRYGPGMFPYARTLVGHEQDAGDVVQEAFVSAWKGLPTFRGDSSLKTWLYRLVHRRAMDHHRRRRPVPVEDEAFADLLADASGDPVRQAEGQEMLTDLRRALAELPEMQRACWLLREVEGMQYQEIADTLGLPVGSVRGHLHRGRTTLAERMSRWR
- a CDS encoding DUF2945 domain-containing protein → MAIRVGTTVTWSWGSSHAQGTVTEVHHERVSRTTKGKKVTRNGTDDDPAYVIEQDDDTVVLKLRSEVERA
- a CDS encoding VOC family protein, with amino-acid sequence MEITSRVVVFDASDPEPEAAFWAALLGGTVQHEEEDWWSVTVGDEEPVCVQLAPDHQPPQWPHGLPQQVHLDLVVPQIGPAHEEALALGATLLKAADTGAEHGFQVYADPAGHPFCLCW
- a CDS encoding arsenic resistance protein gives rise to the protein MTSWERLQGVLVAASAGVGLAVGLAWPVGAAAEHVVLPALMLMLVAVFAQMDAAQVAQVRGARALVAASLVLNFVLTPALAWVLGAGLLGGSPDLRVGLLLLLVTPCTDWYLVFTAMARGHTGIAAALLPVNLVLQLVLLPVYVLLLGGPAATVGVSTLAEAVLLVLALPLALAVLVRWAARRHGGEVWRERVVLDPLARSVLPLLCLAVLAMFAWQSRTVVAHLDELALLLLPLGVFFVLAPLAATATARLLHLPPDQRVTLTMTTTARNSPLALAIAVAAFPDRPLIAVALVIGPLVELPVLAVLAQLVRPRPHLAEAAPGPVPSDPRMCRNS
- a CDS encoding Asp23/Gls24 family envelope stress response protein, with amino-acid sequence MAEAAAATRTEQDRVAGTLTVAHKVVRKVVEETARQVPGVTSRSGALDSLRGAGSPHADVRMTGRSATVQLSVDATWPCALADVAAEVRDTVRAEASRLTGVDVHTVDVEIRAVAPDADARERRVS
- a CDS encoding zinc-binding dehydrogenase translates to MTSTTESPIPATMRAAVSREAAGPLVLETIATPQPLEGEVLVRVGACGVCHSDLHVLDDAIPFPRPTVLGHEISGTIAAFGPGANRRGLAIGQRVAGAFLMPCGHCEHCVRGRDDLCLPFFEQNRLRGQLYDGTSRLHDLDGTTLAMYSMGGLAEYAVLPVTSVAPIPDSMDAVPAAILGCAGLTAYGAVRRAADLRQGETVAVIAVGGVGSNLVQIARALGAAQVIAIDVEDGKLAAAERLGATMSINSATVDVRDAVMSATGGRGVDVAFEALGLPQTFETALSVLAPGGRMVPVGLGSAGSTAAVEINLMVRRSLRIIGNYGARTRADLPAVIRLADEGALRYRDVVTKVFAFDEVGVAFDELRKGAITGRAVVSIG
- a CDS encoding PH domain-containing protein, whose translation is MSSDADTSRVFRARGRVWTRFWWAYLSFAVAYLVAVLLIDVSWVAGVCNLLVGLGWVVESRGSTIADASGLRLRRLRERVIPWSEVAALQVSGPMPGASAAVRLHDGSTVPLVGVRRRDLDDLEHLRRRAQPPLSERDRPMST
- a CDS encoding Asp23/Gls24 family envelope stress response protein; the protein is MTEQKQSTTNEVARTQADGPLVTDQGRTSIADTVVAKIAGIATREVSGVYDLGGGTARAVGAVRDRIPGSRTKMSQGVAVEVGERQTAIDIDLVTEYGVSIADLAAGVRSNVTSSVERMTGLEVSEVNISVHDVHLPGDDQDAEPQGSRVE